The Coffea arabica cultivar ET-39 chromosome 10e, Coffea Arabica ET-39 HiFi, whole genome shotgun sequence region tttcttgtcttttatttcaGGCAACAAAATTTGTGCTTCCACACTTATTTTTTCAGTTGATACAAGTCAAGTTGCAATTGCGTAATGTGATGTTAAGTATTCAGAGTCATGCATCTTTAAGTTTCTTATCTTAATTGCAGGTGTCATGCTTCTCAATCAAATTTGACattatctacattttcttggTTATAAATACTACTCTTTTTCCATGGTAAATATTGCATAAACTCACATTACTTGCATCCTGAGTTCTACCCCTCCCCAAAGCCTCTGAACAAGCCCTCCTAAATACCTAGTTGAACTTTTGATCCATCCTTAGTATCGGCCAGGCATGGAGTGCAggcagtttgaggtcactctaATTTCTGCCGTTAATCTTCCAAATGTTCGAGAACTTGGCCAGATGAAAGTTTATGCGAAGGTTCTAATAAAAGGATATTCAAACTCAGAGTGGATTACTTCTGTGGATAGGGAAAGAGAGACAAACCCTTATTGGAATTGCAGGATTAAGTACACACTCCCTGAGAAAGCTGTTGAGAAGGACGGTGTTCTGCTTGTTATCAAATTGTACTGTGAAAGATCATTGTTGCCTGATAAATATGTAGGGAAATGAACTTGTCACTGAAGAAACATTTTGACTATGGATTTCCACAGGAAAACTTGGAATATTATGTGAACAGGAATGATGTTGATGGTAAATTTGGGAAACTGAAACTCTCGTATGATTTTGGGAAGACGACGGTTACAATTTCTGAGAAAGAACCTAGTTTTGGGGAGGCTGTGGTAGAAGGAGCAATGAATGGAGTTTTACATGCAGCCAGTGACGGAGCCAAGATTTTTTCCTTgggggggccaaaattttttcgaaCAAAATTACCTTAATATGTTatgtttaaaataattttcatttatttaaatatatgacatcttaaaatattaaatattaactttaattataaaggtatgtctatttcataaatatataacatagtcataactaaaattaagacaagaaataacctttgattaaatatcttataatatcacaaaccaCCTAAAttgcacattatgagaagatactccaatatgtcacttgtacaaaaacaaatatataactattttcaattaaaaaaagataaaagttatgttagcaTACCTTAAAATTTCATcctcttttattaaaaataaattgagATTTATGTTCTTTTATAGAATTAAATTAATGTATAATTGAATCAATGCTAAATTTTCGaacaacttccttttttttatgtacattgttaggcaatcattcaagaaattatccattattttgttttggagttttgttttgattatcttcataattgaaaatgtccaTTCTATAGACTATAGAATGGAGCCAGGATTTTTTcctttggggggggggggggggaatttttCTGAACAAAATCATCTTAATATgttatattcaaaataattttcatctatttaaatatatgacatcttaaaatatcaaattttaattttaattataaaggtatgtctatttcataaatatgcagcatagtcataacaaaaattaggaTAAGAAATAACCTttaattaaatatcttataagaTCACAAATTACCCAAATTGTACATTATGAGAAAATGCTCCAATATGTCACttgtgcaaaaacaaaaatataactattttcaattaataaaagataaaagttatgttagcataccttgaatttcaacctctttttttaaaagtaaaCTGAGCTTTACgttctttcatagaactaaattcatctcTAATTGAATCAATACTAAATTTTTGAACAACTTCCCTTTTTTTATGTACATTGTTAGataatcattcaagaaattattttttatcttgttttggatatttgttttgattatattcataattgaaaatgtccGTTCTATAGTTGCAGTTGATATAGGAAGAGTGAGAACAAATGTAATCAATCTGTCAACAACAGAATAGACACtcaatttcttgttttcacAAAGCCTTCAAGTAATTATTTGTACATTTGTATATGAGTCAACAAGAGTATAGATcactaattttaaattttttatcaattaggttaagttgtatatttgtatatggaccaataaagtaattatttttgttttagcccattgataattatgaattgagtcctttattataatatataaaattgggtcaatttactatggattatcaaattatatgtttaattttttgaatgttaaataattagcacaataaaaaaataaataacttttttttgaggaaaaaattaaatcaaagttGGCTAATTCATATACACACACagagagatatatatatatctatatatataaactctcataatataaactaaaattgtaaaaaattagggGGGGCCAACTTtgtcttatacatatatttacatattatgaattaaaattttcaaaacttagggtgggccatggcccccctctgcccccctTGGCTCCATCATTGCATGCAGCTATACACGAAGTGCTAtcagaaattttgttttgaagTTGAGATGTGTGTGATGCGAGATTGAGGTTTTGGTGTGATACTTGAATTGCTATGTAGGTATCTAAGCCTGGGGATTGAAGAATTAATCAACAGATGCTGTATGGTGTATCACAAGTTTGTCTAGTTTTTAACGTATCAGAAAGTAGAAGTTACTGTTGAATAATGTATATAGATTTTGTAAATATCTATCTATTATGAAATGTAAAACTTTTGCGTTATAGTTTCACCTTTCAACCATGCCTACAAAATGCACCAAACGTGTAACTTTTGTACTATTTCTCCTTTGTGCCTAAAAAAATACGATACTATATTTGGTGCAATTATTTTCATTTGCAACCATTCTTTGGAGTAACAAAAGTAAAGAGTTTTCACTTCTTAACAATCGTTAAGTGCAAAGAACTTGTAGATTTATGTATTGCTTTTCTATCTCCGAATTTGCTCCCTTCTAGTCAAATCCTATCTCTACCGCTAAGTGTAATGAGAATTTGGCTAAATGTAACCTAGAAATGTAATATACTATTGCACCATAAAAGCAGCATGACTCTTCCGAAGTTAGTTTTTCCGATTCATAATTTGTCCTACATTTTACCATACAACAATAGAATATTTAGTCATTGTGTTACAGTTTATGAAACTATTGctctaataaaaatttttagaaattcttTGTTACAACGATAGTTTCAAGGAAAGGACATGATAGAGAGTCCTTGTATTCCTTTTGCTTATTGTAAATAAAGCTCTAGTCAATTCCAATATatttttgtaccttcttcaaaGAAATAACTCCCAAATTCACAATTTCTAAGTATTAGGTGAAATAATTGTCTCCCGAAAGATGTATTTTCTACTTCAATTAAAACATATTAAAATTGATAGAGTATGACCCAATTGTGAAAAAATGGTTGTGAAGAATTGGTTTAACAATGCTTTCCGAAACCAACTTCTAGGATAAAGCCAAAATCAACTATATGCAGAAGTCAAAATTAAACCAATTAATATGTTTTAAATTACAGTTTTTTAAAAGCAACAATCAGCTAGAGTTGACTTTCTAAAGAATGTAGGAGATTATCTCATTAAAGCAGTGGTACCACCTCCAACTCTTTCTAAGTTCATCCATGcctatttattaaaaaataaaaaaaaaggtttaataTCTAGGTCTTGGTTGGCTGGGTTTTGTATCCTAAACAATGTGTTAGTATCTTTCTCACTATGGACTATATTCTGACCATTTCTGTTGTTGTACAAATGTAATTCTATGTATTCGATCCACCAGTGTGGATTGAGCTGATTATAATCTTGTACTcttatcaaaaaataaataagtgaacaTGAAATTCTTAAATTATGTAGAATGCAATAGATAAATTTTGCTCAGATCTCAACATTAATTTGTAGGCAAGAAGTGCTATCCTCGTCACCTGttttcatcttcatttttaCAAGATCCTTACCCGAAGTCAAAATATTTGGTGGTATATCGTTCTCATTACGTTACCAGAAAGAGTTGAATAAAAACTTGAGTGAAGATAACTAATTgtttaaaataaattcaataGGAAACCAAGCTTGCAATCAGTAATTGGTGAATAATAATGAGATACAAATTCCACCACATACAATCGGCATATTGAAATTGAGACCACGAAAAACTTGTGCATAAGAAAGTCAACTTGTTCGACTTGATTTGACGTAATGGTGGTGCAGAGAAGGGGGCTGTAATAGGCTTCTTCTTGTATTATATTCAAGCAAAAAACTACTTCCCCACATAAGGAAAAAAGCTttaaaatctctctctctctctctcttttttttttgtgactcCTTAGAGTTTATGTATTTTACTTACTCCTTTAGTAGTTTTATTTGATATGTTAATCAAAAATGGAAACGATAAGTTGTTCGGAGGTAGGGTACTAGGGTATCAACAAGCTCAAATTAGACTAATGCTATATGTTCAAAGTCTGGTCTGAATTTCTCAAcaagttttatatttttcttttgtacaTGGTTTTGGTTACCATTTGAGCCAAGCTCATATGGgatttcaaaaaatcaaaatgaggTTGAGTTCAAGTAGTTTAATTTAGATTTTTTGTTTTGCAAAATGAATTCGAGATGAGTTAAAGATTAAAGTAATATTAGATTTAGTTTTAACTTGGTTTTCTTCATTAATAAACCAATCTTGAACGAGCTATTGTCCAGTCAAGCTCAAATTCCCTTCCCTTAAAGGGAAAATTCTTTAATACCGATCTTTGTGTCATTTGAGAAAACCATATAGttttttttagactattaaTTTAGCCGGTTTTAGTTTGTTAAAATGGGGTTGTATGTTTAGGATTTTCATTTGTTGTGTTTATCTACATACTAGGTATAGGGATGGCAATTGGGACAAGTGCTCGTAAGGGGTTGGTGGGGCGGGGGGTAATTTTCACTCCCCGTCAAAAAAAGCGGAGGGGGACAGAGGGTATACCCCTACCCCACGCCCACTCCTCTCCCTccttgaaataaataaataaataagtaaataaataaatatatgtatattataaatacatGTATAACATATTTAATATTAAtagttataataattatatttttagttatactaataattatatatttatactaatataAATCATTGATTAAGtgtactaatacatttatactaaattaataATTACATTTTTTACTAATTATACGTTTATATTAAATTACTAATTgcattttttattaattatatattttttatttattataaacTCTTGGACAAAAAACCGCAGTGGTCCTCAAACTTTCAACTTTGCACACTTTTAGTCCTCCAACTATTAAGTGCGTAAATGTAGTCcttcaattaataaaaatgtGTAGCCATAGTTCTTCCGTCTAATTTGACTGTTAAGATGGATGGGAAGATACAAAAATGATACAAaaaataaagggataattttagaaacctcccttgaggtttttaacaatttcatttagctCCATTGatgtttaaaaattacacatacttcTCTTATTgtttaaaatgacaatactacccttgaatatttaatgaaatttcctTGTTTGGTATGTTTATATTTAGaatgacttttaaaattattttttattctttttccttcttattcctttttttaaaaattttttgccaataaaactgTAAAACTATCACTATTATCTCTAGTTTCTATTGCAATCAAATGTCCaattaatgatttttttgatgagTTAACTTTATATGCAATCCAATGTTTTTGCTGatctttattttctattttttggtattaaaattaacaataaatcaaaagaaaatggttcaaaatcactattaaattatgataatccaactatttgaaaaattcataagcactaaatgaattatttcaacattttcttttctatctcataaatttaaatccataataaaataccatcaaaagtatcctatcataatgataaaattattattattgccgTTTATCAATAGTAGGTACGAATATGAAAAATTTGGCAcatttttattataattatactagATAATCTTATAGTTGTATAGGgaagtaaattaaaactcattgtacaagggtatttttggaaatttatttaaaattttgaccaaatcaatattattttaagattttgttgctaaaactatcaaatcgaGGGAAGTAGGTGTAATTTTCCAAACATCAAGGGAGCTGAGTGAAATTTTAAGAAACCTCTAGGGAGTTTTTTGTAATTATCCCAaaaataaatgtcatgtgagCAATGTGTGATGTGTTTCCTGTCTGTTTTAACAGTCAAATTGGACAGAAGGACTACAACTACACATTTTTATTAATTAGAGGACTACATTTACGTACTTATTAGTTGGAGGACTAAAAGTGCGCAAAGTAGAAAGTTTGAGAACCACCGCGGTTTTTTGCCCTAAACTCTTTTCCCTTGAGCAGGGTGCGGCGGGGGCGGGGGATGTTTAGGCAATGGGTAATCTAGGTTTTTTATGTATACTATCAATTTATAGGCAAATTTTACAACAACATTATTTTTATTAACAATTTGAGTGGCATTTTTTCTGCATCTACAACATATTAGATTCATGAAACCATAGCATACATTAAATTACTCACTGCATTTGCATATGGTACCTTTGCCATATATTCTCGTTCTGCATCATTCTTTGGAGCTAATGATGCACTGAATTTGAAATGAGGAGCAAGTGGAGTACTAACAGGTTTGGTCTTTTCATTCATGCTAAACCTATTTAATACTTTACTAAGATACTCTTTCTGAGTCAAATAAAGCCTCCCAAATCTTCTATCTCTGCTTATCTCCATGCCGAGAATTTTCTTGACTTTGCCAAGATCCTTCATTTCAAACTCTCGACTCAactgagatttcaatttttcaatCTCACCTTGATCCTTGGAAGCTATcaacatatcatcaacataaagaAGAAGATATATGTAGGATCCATCTCGTAATTTGCGCAAATATACACAGTCATCATATTTGCTTCTTGTGTACCTCTACCCCATCATAAACTTGTCAAATCGCTTGTACCACTGCCTTGGAGACTGCTTCAATCCATACAACGATTTGTCAAGCTTGCACACCATCTTTTCTTTACCAGCAACTTTGAATCCTTCTGGTTGAGTCATGTAGATTTCCTCTTCCAAGTCACCATGTAAAAACGCAGTTTTTACATCTAATTGGACAAGTTCCAGATCCAATTGTGCTACCAAAGCCAATAAAATTCTGGTGGAGGAATGTTTCACGACTGGAGAAAACACTTTGTTGTAATCAATTCCCTCCTTCTGAGCGTAGTCTTTAGCCACCAATCTTGCTTTATAGCGAACACCAGACTTGTCAGgaaattcttccttctttgcacATACCCACTTGGAAGACTGGTTAGCCTCCATGTTTGATTCTTATGAAGGGAATGTACTTCTTTATCCATTGCAATCCTCCACTTTTCTTTATCCGAACTTTGAGCTGCTTCATTGAAAGTGGCAGGAATATCATCATTTATGGTTGGGGATGCATAGGCCACTATATCAGCAAAACGAGCAGGTTTTCTGATTGTCCTCTTTGGCCTACTGGTTGCAATTGATTCATATTGCTGTGGAAGTTCTTCAATTGGAACATCTTCTACAGTTGATTCTTCTTCTACCACAGGAGTCCTTTCATCTGCTCCTATATCCACTGCTGGTCTGATAATGCTTCTTTCAAACTCCACCTGCTTAGGAGTGCTCTCCACCTGTTGGGGAGTACCATCATTCTGTTGTACATCTACCTTTGTTAACATGGTAGATTTATCAAAGGTGACATCCCTGCTGAAATCTATCTTCTTCGTCTCGGGACACCAAAGGCGATAACCTTTAATGCCTGTCGTGATCCCCAAAAAGAGCATCTTCTTCGCCCTTGGATCCAACTTTGATTCTTTAACATGATAATATGCAGTAGAACCAAACACATGTAAGGAATCATAATCTGTAGCATGTTTTCCCAACCATTTCTCTAATGGCGTTTTGCCGCCAATAGCAGTTGATGGTAAGCGATTAACGAGGTGATTTGCATATGCTAAAGCCTCAGCCCAAAATTGTCTGCCCAACCCAGCATTGGACAACATACACGGAACTTTCTCCACCAATGTCCGGCTCATACGTTCTGCCACCCCATTTTGCTGTGGTGTATCTCTAACTGTGAAGTGCCGAACAATGCCTTCATTTTCACAGACCTCCATGAACGGATCACTAGTGTATTCACCTTCATTGTCTGTTCGAAGgcatttgatttttctttctgtTTGAGTTTCCACCATCTTTTTCCACTTGATGAAAATTCCCAATACTTCACTTTTCGCCTTCATAGTATACACCCATACTTTTCGAGAGAAGTCATCGACAAATgtaacaaaataattttttcctcCCAgagaagttgttttggaaggtcCCACACATCAGAGTGCACGtaatccaaaatacccttggtaTCGTGAATTGCAGTGCCAAATTTTACCGTTGTCTGCTTCCCTTTGACACAATGCTCGCAAAAATCTAACTTGCAAACACTGGCTCCTTTCAACAGTCTTTGATTCATCAGAAAATTCAAGGATTTTTCTCCGGCATGCCCTAAGCGCATATGCCATAATCTGGTTACTTTCAATTCTCGATCATCACTGGAAGCGACTGCCGCTACTCCAACAACTGCATTACCTTGATAGTAATACAAGTTATTATTTTTTCGGATTCCTTTCACCAGCACCAATGCACCTGAAATGATTTTCATCACTCCATTATATGCCGACACCTTGTAACCCATTGATTCTAGTATTCCCACAGAAATGAGGTTCGTTTTCAATTCTGACACATATCGGACATCAGTTAGAATCCTAATTGATCCATCCTGATTCCTCAGCCGAATTGAACCAACCCCATTTGTTGCTAATGTGGTCTCATCTGCCGTGTAGACGACTCCACCTTCTTGTTCCTTGAAATCAAAGAACCATTCCCTATTGGACGTCATATGATGACTACAACCAGAGTCCAATAGCCATGCACTAGAATGACCAGTAGGCATGATAGCTAATGAAAAGTCTGAGTCTTGATCAATGTACTCAGCTACATTTGAATCCGCAACAGTTTTTTCTTTGTCAGGTCTACCCTTCAGTTTTGGGCAGTCCTTCTTCCAGTACCCTTTCTCTCTGCAAAAGGCACACTCATCTTTGCTTAGTCTGGCTCTCGACTTTGATCTACCTCTCGTCCCCTTTCTCTGATTTTGTGAGCGTCCTCTAGTTACCAGAGCTTCTACTGCTCCATCTCTGCTACTTTGCTTGTCTTTTCTTCTGAGCTCATAGTTGTACAGGGCTCAGGTGCATTATATCTTCAAGCGGATGTGTAGGATCATTTGTCCTTCCATGACTTTATTGTATGCAGGACATGGGATGGCCGCTTGTTGTTTCATGTCCTTCCGCCTGATTTAGTCCAGGCTGTGGTGGGCATACCGATCCCTTGTATTTCTTCGGTGCACAGAATGGTATGGACGGCGTCATCTTCTGGGAGTTTCTCATTATCCTCGGCCCTCCAAGAGGTGTGACAGGCTAAACCCTCATCCTTCATGTTTAGTCAGGTTTGGCATCCGCACATCCCTCtaaaaatttccttcttcatgatGTGTTTGTTGCGGGGACGATTGCCTTTGGATGATATTTTAACCCGATATTGTTCACTTACTATCTAAATGTTTTTACTGTTTGGAGCCTAGTGTTGAAACGCTACAGCACGTCTTCATGTCGGGTGATGTCGCAAAGGTAGTTTGGAAGTTTTTTGGGCCTCTCATATCTCTCTCTGGTCTTAACTTAGCGCAGGAGCATTTAACCGTACAGTTGGCGAATTGGTGGTACAAGCCTACTAAGTCCGCGAGGCTAAAATTTGTCTTTCGGCTCCTACCCGTATTTGTGTGTTGGAATTTGTGGAAGACGAGGAATTCAGCAGTGTTTGAAGGGGTTATCAAGGATGTCCGATCTATTTGTCGATCTATTTTTCAAAACTTGAAAGACGCATACTGGATGAAATTTGGGAAATTAAAACAGGTCACATCTTGGCCCCAATTCTTGGGTTTGGTGGAGCAACGCCCTGATGTGGTTAAGTTTCGTCTGGTTCATTGGCAGGCTCCACGGCTGTCAATGTTTAAACTTAACATAGATGGGTGCTCCAAAGGAAACTCGGGGTTGAGTGGTGGTGGGGGGATTCTTAGGGATGGCTCAAGAAAGTTCATCTTCGCTTTCGCTGATTGCTTTGATGTTGCTACTAGCTTGCAGGCCGAGGCCAAAGCATTAGCGCTTGGGCTGAGTTTATGTGCCCAGAGGAATTTTTTACATCAGTTGGTGGTTGAGTCGGATTCACTAGTGCTAATAAAGATTCTGAGGAACGATTACCAATGCCCATGGACGATTAGCTATGAGATCGAGCAGTGTTGCGAGTTCTCTCAGGGGAGTATACAGTTCAAGCATTGCTATCGCGAGGCCAATAAGGTTGCGGATGTTCTAGCCAATGTGGGGTGTGCCTTGGTTGAATCGGTATGTATTTATGAACATTTCAGGGACTTACCAAGTGTAGTTAGGGGTGAATATCGGTTGGATAAACTATCCTACCCGTCTATTCGGCGACGTCGAGTAAAGTAAGTAGGTGTCTTGTACTTATCTTGTATCGTTGAGGTCAGGCTTCTGTCCCCCTCAAGAACTGTTCTGAGGCAATAAAATCCAAGCAtcttggtttaaaaaaaaaatgatcaatACTACAAGTGAAATGTTTAATTAGGTTCGCTAGTATAGATGTAATGTTGACGTGATTTTTTTAGTTATTCTTCTTTCCTACGAAATGATAAttctcaaaaaataattttttaagaatttttgagcagtaattttttttagacCCGTTTGTATTTTCAAACAGCACAAGAGTACTAGCACTTAACATGCAACATACTACACGGGATAATATATTTTAAGTCATTGATTTTAGCAGTTCAATAACTAGTACCTATAAAACGGGATATTTTtagaataaatcttatatacactgacagtgcatATACTATCACCGTTGGATccataaaacatgcaaaaattgaatttcaagttcaaattttgcATCGTTGTCATTTATCAAgcgtaggaaagattaatcctaccTTTTAAAGGTAGattttatatacactaacaATGTCCACATTATCATTGTTAAATTTATGATACATGTGCAAAagttggatttcaaattcaaattttgcatggttgtcattcattcaaaattgacagtatatacactattagtgtaagaaagattaatccatcTTTTAATATTTCAAACATTCATTACTAACAAAAGAtgccaa contains the following coding sequences:
- the LOC140015235 gene encoding protein SRC2 homolog, whose amino-acid sequence is MECRQFEVTLISAVNLPNVRELGQMKVYAKVLIKGYSNSEWITSVDRERETNPYWNCRIKYTLPEKAVEKDGVLLVIKLYCERSLLPDKYENLEYYVNRNDVDGKFGKLKLSYDFGKTTVTISEKEPSFGEAVVEGAMNGVLHAAIAVDIGRVRTNVINLSTTE